In Candidatus Kapaibacterium thiocyanatum, the DNA window TATTGCGCCTACTGTGCATTCGGCCGATGATATCCGGAAGCTCGAGGCGGCTGGCCGCCTCGTCGCCGATACGCTGGCCATGCTCAAGCCGCATATCGTACCTGGTGTGGCGACGCAGGACCTCGATACCATGGCGGAGGAGTTCATCCGCAGCCGTGGTGGAGAGCCTGCCTTCAAGGGACATGTGGTGAACGGGTTGACGTTCCCGTATTCGTTGTGCGTAAGCATCGACGAAGAAGTGGTTCACGGCATGCCGGGGAATCGCACGCTGAAGGCCGGACAGATCGTGTCGGTCGACTGCGGTGTCCGCAAGGACGGATTCTACGGCGACAGCGCGCATACGTTCGCCGTCGGTGAGATTTCCACCGACAAGCAGCGTCTGCTGGACGTCACGCAGGAAGCCCTTATGCTCGGTATCGAGCAGGCGGTGGATGGCAACAAGGTATACGACATCGCGAGAGCGATTCAGACGCACGTTGAAAAGCATGGATTTTCGGTGGTGAGGGAACTCGTGGGGCACGGCATCGGCCGTCACCTCCATGAAGAGCCTCCCGTCCCGAACTTCGTACCGGGCCTGTTGCACCGGTCGCGGTATCCCAACGTCAAGCTGCGCAGCGGCATGGCGCTCGCGATCGAGCCGATGGTGAACATGGGCATGTTCCATGTGCATACGGCCAGCGACGGTTGGACGATCTATGCCGCTGACGGCAAGGCGTCGGCACATTTTGAACACACAGTGATTGTGAGCGGTGACAAGCCGGTCATTCTCACGTTGATGAACTAACGCAAGGGAACGCATGGCGAGGGCAGACCTCATCCGCGTTGACGGCGTGATCGAAGACACGCTGCCGAACACCCAGTTCATCGTGAAACTGGAGAACGGCCACAAGATTCTGGCTCACGTCTCGGGAAAGATGCGCATGAACTTCATCCGCATCTTCCTTGGTGACAAGGTGACGGTAGAGATGTCCCCCTACGATCTCACGAAGGGTCGCATCGTCTACCGGTACAAGTAACGAAGAATAGATTGTAACAAAGGGAGTATTGTCATGAAGGTACAGGCATCCGTCAAGAAACGGAACCCCGACGACAAGATCGTGCGTCGCAAGGGTAAGGTGTACATCATCAACAAGAAGAATCCCCGCTTCAAGCAACGTCAAGGGTAATTGGGAGACTAACTGTGGCTCGTATCGCAGGTATTGATCTGCCGAAGAACAAGCGCGGCATCATTGCACTGACCTACATCTACGGTATCGGAGACAAGTTGTCGGGCCAGGTCCTCGAAAAGGCCGGAATGGACCCGAACAAGCGTGTGTCGACCTGGACCGACGATGAAGTAGCGCGGATCCGCCAAGTACTTGGCGACATCAAGGTAGAAGGGCAGTTGCGCTCCGAAGTGCAACTGAACATCAAGCGCCTCATGGATATCGGCTGTTACCGTGGGCTGCGTCACCGCCGTGGGCTGCCCGTACGCGGACAGCGCACGCGTACGAACGCACGTACCCGCAAGGGCAAGCGCAAGACGGTGGCCGGTAAGAAGAAGGCAGCGAAGAAGTAACGACAACTAGGATAACGGAACAATGGCAGCAGCGAAAAAGCGCGTGAAGCGCAAGATCGTCGCGGACGTACACGGCAAGGTGTTCGTTCGCGCTACGTTCAACAACGTGATCGTAACGATCACGGACACGTACGGTAACACGCTTGCCTGGTCGTCGGCCGGCAAGAACGGTTTCCGCGGCTCCAAGAAGAACACGCCGTATGCATCCCAGGTGTCGGCCGACAAGGCCGCACGCGAGGCCTTCGAAATGGGCCTGCGCAAGGTGGATGTCGTCGTGAAGGGCCCGGGAAGTGGTCGTGAAGCCGCCATCCGCGCATTGACGCAAGCCGGTCTGGAAGTGCTTTCGATCATGGATCAGACGCCCCTTCCGCACAACGGCTGCCGTCCGCCGAAGCGCCGCCGCGTATAATCCCGTTCCATGCCATGCGTGGGCGTGCGTGATGCTTCGCGCTCCGCTCGTCGATGCATTGCCGATTGTGCCAGTGAAATGATATTTCACTTTTTGCGAGACCCTGAGCTTATGAATACAACCATGCAGATGCCGGAGAAGGTCCAGATCGATGAGGTCACCGGTCCGTATCACTCCAAGTTCGTCCTCAACCCGCTTGAGGAAGGATATGGTGTGACGATCGGTAACGCGTTCCGTCGCGTACTCCTCTCGTCGATCCAGGGTGCCGCCATCGTTGGTGTGAAAATCAGCGACGTACAACACGAGTTCCAGACCATTCCCGGTGTGACCGAGGACATGTGCGAGATCATCCTCAACCTGAAGGAAGTTCGCCTTGCCCTCAACGACAAGAAGGCCGCAAACCGCATCACCTTCCGTATGAAGGGCCCCGGGATCTGGTACGGTAAGGACATCGAAGCCGCAAATCCCGGTATCACCGTTCTCGATCCCGAAAAGAAGATCGCCACGCTCGCCGATGATGCGGACTTCGACGTCGAACTCCGTATCGGCAAGGGCAAGGGCTACGTTCCTTCCGAAGATCAGAACAGCTCGGACTTCCCGGTGGGTATGATCGCCATCGACGCGATCTTCACGCCGATCAAGAACGTCGTCTTCACCGTCGAACCCTATCGTGTCGGTCAGAAGACGGACTACGAGCGCCTGATCCTCGACGTCCAGACGGACGGATCGATCACGGCACAGGAATCCGTGCAGCATGCTGCCGAGATCCTCAGCGAACACATCGCACTCTTCCTCGGCGTCCGCAAGGAAGTCGCGGTGGCCGAGAACACTCCTTCCGAGAACAGCAATGCGAATTCGGACTTCATCCGCATCCGTCGTGTCCTCATGACGTCGGTGGATGATCTCGAACTCTCCGTACGTGCACACAACTGCCTCAAGGCAGCCAGCATCAAGACGATGGCCGACCTCGTCAGCCTGCAGGAATCGGAACTCCTCAAGTTCCGCAACTTCGGCCGCAAGTCGCTGGCCGAGCTGGCGGACGTCGTCCAGGTTGCCGGACTGACCTTCGGTATGGATGTCGAGCCCTACCTGCGTGAAGAACCCAAATCGGCCGAATAACTCGCCGTACACCGAACAAGAAGACGAACAACGATTAAGAGATCTGAGCCATGAGACACAACGTAGCAGGACGCAAGCTGAAGCGCACGGCGAGCCACAGGCGCGCACTGTTGTGCAACCTTGCAACCTCCTTGTTCGAGCA includes these proteins:
- a CDS encoding type I methionyl aminopeptidase; translation: MASVVDIAPTVHSADDIRKLEAAGRLVADTLAMLKPHIVPGVATQDLDTMAEEFIRSRGGEPAFKGHVVNGLTFPYSLCVSIDEEVVHGMPGNRTLKAGQIVSVDCGVRKDGFYGDSAHTFAVGEISTDKQRLLDVTQEALMLGIEQAVDGNKVYDIARAIQTHVEKHGFSVVRELVGHGIGRHLHEEPPVPNFVPGLLHRSRYPNVKLRSGMALAIEPMVNMGMFHVHTASDGWTIYAADGKASAHFEHTVIVSGDKPVILTLMN
- a CDS encoding translation initiation factor IF-1; translated protein: MARADLIRVDGVIEDTLPNTQFIVKLENGHKILAHVSGKMRMNFIRIFLGDKVTVEMSPYDLTKGRIVYRYK
- a CDS encoding 50S ribosomal protein L36 — encoded protein: MKVQASVKKRNPDDKIVRRKGKVYIINKKNPRFKQRQG
- a CDS encoding 30S ribosomal protein S13, which produces MARIAGIDLPKNKRGIIALTYIYGIGDKLSGQVLEKAGMDPNKRVSTWTDDEVARIRQVLGDIKVEGQLRSEVQLNIKRLMDIGCYRGLRHRRGLPVRGQRTRTNARTRKGKRKTVAGKKKAAKK
- a CDS encoding 30S ribosomal protein S11, producing the protein MAAAKKRVKRKIVADVHGKVFVRATFNNVIVTITDTYGNTLAWSSAGKNGFRGSKKNTPYASQVSADKAAREAFEMGLRKVDVVVKGPGSGREAAIRALTQAGLEVLSIMDQTPLPHNGCRPPKRRRV
- a CDS encoding DNA-directed RNA polymerase subunit alpha gives rise to the protein MNTTMQMPEKVQIDEVTGPYHSKFVLNPLEEGYGVTIGNAFRRVLLSSIQGAAIVGVKISDVQHEFQTIPGVTEDMCEIILNLKEVRLALNDKKAANRITFRMKGPGIWYGKDIEAANPGITVLDPEKKIATLADDADFDVELRIGKGKGYVPSEDQNSSDFPVGMIAIDAIFTPIKNVVFTVEPYRVGQKTDYERLILDVQTDGSITAQESVQHAAEILSEHIALFLGVRKEVAVAENTPSENSNANSDFIRIRRVLMTSVDDLELSVRAHNCLKAASIKTMADLVSLQESELLKFRNFGRKSLAELADVVQVAGLTFGMDVEPYLREEPKSAE